Sequence from the Numida meleagris isolate 19003 breed g44 Domestic line chromosome 2, NumMel1.0, whole genome shotgun sequence genome:
ATTCTTTTTGTGTAAAACTGTATTGTACATCACAGAATCAGTGAATCGTACGGGTTAGatggagatcatctagtctaaccccctgctacagcagctccctacagcaggtcgcACAGGAGAGCATCCAGGCGGGTTTTGagcatttccagagaaggagagtccacagcctgtgctgggtgtgtgtgagagcagcagctctggtgaGCGAGTGCTGTCTGTAGCCACGTGTGAGCTCTGGCAGGCAGTGCTTGTGTGGTGCAGGCCCAGCTGGGCCCATTTCTCACCTAACTGAAGTGCCCGCTCAACTCTCCgtaattctctttctttcctttgccatGACTGATAGCATCATCGGGGGAGAACTCCCCAGTTGCTGATGGTTATGAAACCATAGCTGACCAAACACAGCTGGATGCAGTGGAGGATGTGAGCCTGGCCTCTGAGGAGCTGAAATTGGGCGAGCACCTGCCAGGGGAAGAGTCCACAGCCGTGACTCTAGCTGTGGAGCCACAGATCGACTCGGTCCGTGAGCGGGAAGAGCCGGAGGGCACCGAGCCGCCACGTGTAGCACCGGAGCAGAGCTCGGAGCTGCCCTCTGTGTGGCGGGAGGAGAGCACCGGGACTTCACTGCCAGCACTGAGGGACAATGCTGGGCCACCAGCACCGGAACCGGCAGAGGACAGTGGGCTGGTGGAAAGCAGTGACAGCTTTGCGGTGGAGATCATCAAGAAAGTGCATATTGCTGAAGAGGACCACTTAATTGAGGGTAATATTTGTGCTTTTGTAAACCCAGGAGACCAAATTCTGTCTCCAGAGACTTGTCAGGGGGTCCTTCTGAGTTTAGTGAGAGCCACTAGTGAGCTTCTGGAGCCAGAATTTTGGCCACGGGGTCTGTCCAATGTAGAGAACAGAAGGACGCGGCTGGGGAAGCCTCAGGCTCACAAATGCAAACTGTAATAAATCAG
This genomic interval carries:
- the ERICH5 gene encoding glutamate-rich protein 5, which translates into the protein MGCSSSARSRPQDPPSSSGAPTRASSGENSPVADGYETIADQTQLDAVEDVSLASEELKLGEHLPGEESTAVTLAVEPQIDSVREREEPEGTEPPRVAPEQSSELPSVWREESTGTSLPALRDNAGPPAPEPAEDSGLVESSDSFAVEIIKKVHIAEEDHLIEGETGEQVETELLSQIVSGGPETKEEETGEAVDGAAATEIETASNKE